In Candidatus Contubernalis alkalaceticus, the following proteins share a genomic window:
- a CDS encoding HelD family protein — MSDFFDVEITTSDEMLQETLRGSADHRLKDIVATIQSEQNKIIRANLEKPLIVQGVAGSGKTTIALHRIAYLIYTYEKTFKPENFMIIAPNKVFLNYISDVLPELSVEEARQTTFAEFCFDLLNIKSKLTRQEEKLTILMDDQKQSEKQRELIEWASFFKGSMTFRKLIDNYLVQIQREMLPQEDVLLDVFPLMTAQEVEDNFIYEYAYLPIYKRLEQIKKKLSFRIRHKKKEFIKSVSDDYEQKIKTARFSAEDEDEARQKAVSLMSKRDEILVRIEKAARNLAASYIKKFKKSDTLSCYKKLITDPDMLQSYSPEVLDSEKVRYLCKASETYLKEKKLEPEDLAALLYLKSKLEGFRDKVTCRYVVIDEAQDFSLFQFYVLKHVLDTENFTILGDLSQGIYAYRGVYSWQDVEEQIFLARRHA; from the coding sequence TTGAGTGACTTTTTTGATGTGGAAATAACCACCAGTGATGAAATGCTGCAGGAGACTCTTCGGGGCAGCGCAGATCACCGTCTCAAAGATATTGTGGCCACTATTCAGTCGGAGCAAAATAAGATAATCCGGGCGAACCTGGAAAAACCTCTGATTGTACAGGGGGTGGCCGGTAGTGGTAAAACCACCATAGCCTTACATAGAATAGCGTATTTAATCTATACCTATGAAAAAACCTTTAAACCTGAAAATTTTATGATTATCGCGCCCAACAAAGTTTTTTTAAATTATATTTCAGATGTACTGCCGGAGCTTAGCGTGGAAGAGGCAAGACAGACTACTTTTGCGGAGTTTTGTTTTGATTTGCTTAATATAAAAAGCAAATTGACTAGACAGGAAGAAAAGTTAACCATTTTGATGGATGACCAAAAACAGTCGGAAAAGCAAAGGGAATTGATTGAATGGGCTTCGTTCTTTAAAGGTTCAATGACTTTTCGAAAGCTTATTGACAATTACCTGGTTCAAATTCAGCGGGAAATGCTGCCGCAGGAGGATGTCCTGTTGGATGTATTCCCTCTAATGACAGCACAAGAAGTAGAAGATAATTTCATTTATGAGTATGCTTACCTTCCCATTTATAAAAGGTTGGAGCAGATAAAAAAGAAATTATCTTTCCGAATAAGGCATAAGAAAAAGGAATTCATTAAATCTGTATCTGATGACTATGAGCAAAAAATTAAAACAGCCAGATTTTCAGCGGAGGACGAGGATGAGGCCCGGCAAAAGGCTGTATCCTTAATGTCTAAGCGGGATGAAATTTTAGTACGCATCGAAAAAGCTGCCAGAAATCTGGCGGCCAGCTATATCAAAAAGTTTAAAAAGAGTGATACCCTGTCGTGTTATAAAAAACTAATCACTGATCCAGATATGCTTCAATCATATTCGCCGGAGGTTCTTGACAGTGAGAAAGTGCGTTACTTGTGTAAGGCGTCGGAAACATATCTTAAGGAAAAGAAGCTGGAGCCGGAAGACCTGGCGGCACTTCTTTACTTGAAGTCTAAGCTGGAGGGGTTTAGGGATAAGGTGACATGCAGGTATGTAGTAATTGACGAAGCACAGGATTTCAGCCTGTTTCAATTTTATGTATTAAAGCACGTGTTGGACACAGAGAACTTTACTATCTTGGGTGATTTATCCCAGGGGATTTATGCTTATCGTGGGGTTTATAGCTGGCAGGATGTAGAAGAGCAAATTTTTTTGGCCAGGCGACATGCCTGA
- a CDS encoding ATP-binding domain-containing protein, whose protein sequence is MELTNQILQQGMGTDMVLAEPVVRHGSEPEVKTYMKTNELATAAIDKINALRREGCSSVAIIGKTLQECKKIKKLLEKQGLAGLTLLTGDEDSYQAGVMIVPSYAAKGLEFDGVLIVTIEAKYHKNELDAKLLYVAVTRAMHSLVVYAMENTIAFTKLEGLSST, encoded by the coding sequence ATGGAACTGACCAATCAGATATTACAGCAAGGTATGGGAACCGACATGGTTTTGGCGGAGCCGGTGGTGAGGCATGGTAGTGAACCGGAAGTTAAGACTTATATGAAAACAAATGAACTGGCAACGGCGGCCATTGATAAGATAAATGCATTGCGCCGGGAAGGATGTTCTTCCGTTGCCATAATCGGGAAAACATTACAGGAGTGTAAAAAGATAAAAAAGCTTTTGGAAAAACAAGGCCTTGCTGGGCTTACCCTCCTTACCGGCGATGAAGACAGCTACCAGGCCGGTGTAATGATTGTGCCCTCCTATGCAGCTAAAGGCCTGGAGTTTGACGGGGTGCTGATAGTCACCATAGAAGCTAAGTATCACAAAAATGAATTGGATGCAAAGCTCCTCTATGTGGCTGTGACCCGGGCTATGCACAGCCTTGTTGTTTATGCAATGGAAAATACCATAGCTTTCACGAAATTAGAGGGTTTGAGCTCAACATAG
- a CDS encoding PPC domain-containing DNA-binding protein, with the protein MNYTEAELGRIFILRLEHGDKIPDIIEEFAENQGIKGALVFFLGGAEKGSRVVVGPKDGKEAKPVPMLTMLKDVSEALGTGTLFANQEGKLKLHLHSAFGRERDTVTGCTRQGVEVWQIGEAVILELTGSSACRKVDPETGFELLEV; encoded by the coding sequence ATGAATTATACTGAAGCTGAATTGGGAAGGATATTTATACTGCGGTTGGAACATGGTGACAAAATACCTGATATTATTGAGGAGTTTGCCGAAAATCAGGGAATAAAAGGGGCGCTGGTATTCTTTTTGGGAGGAGCTGAAAAGGGCAGCAGAGTAGTGGTGGGGCCGAAAGATGGAAAAGAAGCAAAACCTGTACCCATGCTTACAATGCTGAAAGATGTCAGCGAGGCACTGGGAACCGGTACATTGTTTGCGAATCAAGAGGGTAAACTTAAACTGCACCTGCATTCCGCTTTTGGTAGGGAGAGGGATACCGTAACGGGCTGTACCCGACAGGGAGTGGAAGTATGGCAAATAGGAGAGGCTGTAATACTGGAATTGACGGGCAGTTCTGCCTGCAGAAAAGTGGACCCGGAAACAGGGTTTGAGCTGTTGGAAGTATAA
- a CDS encoding LytTR family DNA-binding domain-containing protein: MVQILGSGKVYEKLKQELSKYQIEIIEDSNLVLVERGYVIPAGKLAVVFDAIDYMDVIQLLVSSVQKGLHYPNTVTGFNDNKFAVIEYKDISYLEAGPDGIMAYTATNHYRMKETLQYYESIWAEKGFIRVNKSQLVNLLHVKEIIPWFNSRYVLRMYNNVELEVSKMYSKKLRSTLKI; the protein is encoded by the coding sequence ATGGTTCAAATACTGGGTTCCGGCAAAGTCTATGAAAAACTTAAACAGGAATTATCCAAGTACCAGATTGAGATAATAGAGGATAGTAATCTGGTACTGGTGGAAAGAGGGTATGTCATACCGGCCGGAAAACTTGCTGTTGTTTTTGATGCCATCGATTATATGGATGTTATTCAACTTTTGGTATCCAGCGTCCAAAAAGGCTTGCATTATCCAAATACTGTTACAGGGTTCAACGATAATAAGTTCGCCGTTATCGAATACAAGGATATATCATATCTCGAAGCAGGCCCGGATGGCATCATGGCATACACTGCGACGAATCATTACAGGATGAAAGAAACACTACAGTATTATGAGAGCATATGGGCAGAAAAGGGGTTCATACGTGTCAACAAGTCGCAATTGGTGAATCTGCTGCACGTAAAAGAAATCATCCCCTGGTTCAACTCGCGATACGTACTGAGAATGTATAACAATGTGGAACTGGAAGTGTCTAAAATGTACTCAAAAAAACTCAGAAGTACGTTGAAAATATAG
- a CDS encoding serine hydrolase domain-containing protein, with product MNLKWKILVGVVVIGIIGLGMLANMNRPISEEAVREGIQKHLEKLVDENDSLSSALLTIYSNKTGSLQQFAIGTKSLSSNQPVKIDSQYHSASVGKTMCATVFGILVDEGRISFDDTIRAWLDDDILEGLFVLNGTDYSHQVTIRHLLKHTSGVGCYFGDPVKSGKTMEELITDNPDLLFTSEELIAFTREHQKPVGKPEQQFHYSDTGYILLGLIMEAIEGKSYSDILQERIFEPLDMKDSYLLFYQEEPAEILGIYLNGIDFSGRNALSIDWSSGGIVTTMDDLLTFMMALENGNLVSDEVHQQMTDFSERFEKGIYYGMGMMYFDFSELSFLLRSMTNVYGGMGITGTYMFYDKDKDTYFIANFGSLDFMEKSIQELIRIRMIYDKMIIE from the coding sequence ATGAATTTAAAGTGGAAGATATTGGTGGGTGTCGTTGTTATCGGTATCATAGGATTAGGAATGCTGGCAAATATGAATAGGCCGATTTCTGAAGAGGCGGTTCGTGAAGGGATTCAGAAGCACTTAGAAAAACTGGTAGACGAGAACGATTCGTTATCCAGTGCTCTGCTTACCATCTACTCCAACAAAACAGGCTCCCTTCAGCAATTTGCCATAGGTACTAAAAGCCTGTCTTCGAATCAGCCGGTTAAAATAGACAGCCAGTATCATTCGGCCAGTGTGGGGAAAACCATGTGTGCGACGGTTTTTGGCATACTGGTGGATGAAGGCAGGATCAGCTTTGACGATACAATCAGGGCCTGGCTGGATGACGATATTCTTGAAGGATTATTTGTGTTAAATGGTACGGACTATAGCCATCAGGTTACCATAAGGCACTTGCTAAAGCACACATCAGGCGTCGGTTGTTATTTTGGAGATCCTGTGAAAAGTGGAAAGACAATGGAGGAGCTGATTACTGATAACCCTGATCTTTTGTTTACTTCGGAAGAACTGATTGCTTTTACCAGGGAGCATCAAAAGCCTGTGGGTAAACCGGAGCAGCAATTTCATTATTCGGATACAGGTTACATTCTTCTGGGATTAATCATGGAGGCTATAGAAGGAAAATCTTATTCCGACATATTACAAGAAAGAATCTTTGAACCTCTGGATATGAAGGACAGTTATCTGCTGTTTTATCAGGAAGAGCCGGCGGAGATTCTGGGAATATATTTAAATGGCATTGACTTCAGCGGGAGAAACGCATTATCCATCGACTGGTCCAGCGGCGGCATTGTTACGACGATGGATGATTTGTTGACTTTCATGATGGCTCTGGAAAATGGCAATCTGGTATCAGATGAAGTCCATCAGCAGATGACCGACTTCAGTGAAAGGTTCGAAAAAGGTATATATTATGGGATGGGCATGATGTATTTCGATTTCAGTGAGCTGTCGTTCCTGTTAAGGTCAATGACGAATGTTTATGGCGGTATGGGAATTACCGGGACATACATGTTCTACGATAAGGATAAGGATACCTACTTCATTGCCAATTTCGGCTCACTTGATTTCATGGAAAAAAGTATACAGGAATTGATTAGAATAAGGATGATATATGATAAAATGATAATAGAATAA
- a CDS encoding molybdenum cofactor biosynthesis protein MoaE — MTNERIKKESPSIDEWLKEAKKDPAAAKVGMFLVHNGVVRQTPKAKVRRGVDDGSLVESMEFSYDEAKVNAAIAETYKMNGIFYIKVWLNEGRLEIGEDIMYVLIGGDIRPHVVDALQFLVGKIKTECVTEIENKA, encoded by the coding sequence ATGACTAACGAAAGAATTAAAAAAGAATCACCATCCATTGACGAATGGTTAAAGGAGGCCAAAAAGGATCCTGCGGCTGCGAAGGTCGGAATGTTTCTAGTTCATAATGGTGTTGTCCGCCAAACCCCGAAAGCAAAGGTTCGCCGGGGGGTTGATGATGGTTCGCTGGTTGAGAGCATGGAATTCTCCTATGATGAAGCAAAGGTTAATGCAGCGATTGCGGAAACCTACAAGATGAATGGAATTTTTTATATTAAGGTGTGGCTTAATGAAGGCCGGCTTGAGATCGGCGAGGACATCATGTATGTATTAATTGGCGGCGATATTAGGCCTCATGTTGTTGATGCTCTTCAGTTTCTGGTGGGAAAAATCAAAACGGAATGTGTTACGGAAATAGAGAATAAAGCGTGA